In Bradyrhizobium paxllaeri, the genomic stretch TCGGTCTCGAGATAGTTGACGAGGCTGGTGCGCAGCTTGTCGAGATCGACGCTGCAGGCACGCATCACCGCGGCCGCATCCGAGTCATCGATCAGCGACAGCAGAAGATGTTCGAGCGTCGCATACTGATGGTGACGCTCGTTTGCAATCGCCAGCGCACGATGCAGGGATTGTTCAAGGCTTTGGGAAAAAGTTGGCATTCTCGTCCTCTATGGCCCCTCGGTCATCATGATCGCCATTACCCGGTCAGGCAACAACAACCTTCGTCATCCCCTGTCACATAGTGTCATATAGTTACGCACGATCGTGGCGAAAGACCGGTTCCGCAAGCGTGGTTTTCCTCTAAATTTGCGCGCCACGGCTGCACCCCTCCCCCGAAAAACTACCGGGAAACGATCAGCACCGAACTCTGGCTTCCGTCAGCACCGAACAATGCAAGACCCGTTCCTTTGTTCAGCCGGGTCGAGCGCCACGCGCGGCTATTTTTTTTCCATCACGCATTGCAGGGGATGCTGGTGCTTGCGCGCAAAATCCATGACCTGCGTCACTTTGGTCTCGGCAATCTCGTAAGTGAACACGCCGCACTCACCGATCCCGTGGTGATGGACATGGAGCATGATCTTGGTGGCCGCCTCGGCGTCCTTCTGGAAGAACTTCTCCAGCACGTGAACGACGAACTCCATCGGGGTGTAGTCGTCGTTCAGAATGAGGACGCGATAGAGGTTCGGACGCTTGGTCTTGGGCTTGACCTTGGTGATGACCGACGTCGACGGCCCGTTGGTTCCGGCGTTGCGGTTCTCGTCATTGCCCATTCGGGGAGCTGAAGCAGATGACGTTGCCGGCACGGGCGAACAAGCTTTGGAGGATGACTGCAACATGGCTCAGGGCGTTCGAAATTCCACAGGGGTGATGACCGGAAAGCGCATCCTGGCTCGCTCGCGATCGGCTCTGGCATGAGCCACCGCCTCGTACCCAGCAACGCATTTTCCAGATCGCCGCTCCCGGTCCGACCCGTTGACCGGATCGGCATCTGGAATATGGGTCCGCCGCCGGATCACCGCAAGCGCATTGATGCTGCCCTGGCGCGACCCGCGACCGGCCCGATTCCCGGCTCGGCTATCCGAACCAAGGTTAATCGTTTCTGCCGGATTTGACAAAGGACCGTAGTGGGCCGTTTAGCCGCCGTTGACGATACCGGGCTGTGCACGGGCTTTGACCCGTTTTTTGCGGAACCGGTTTACCGCCTGTTCAGCGGCTCGGGCGGAAATGCCCGGTAGAAACCACATTTGCGGTGAGGCCATGCTCGATACAGTCGTATTCCGTCGCATTCGCACGGCTGCACGCCGGTTCGCCGGCGCCAAGGACGGCAACATCGCGATCCTGTTCGGGATCGCGGTCATCCCGATCATCAGCTTCGTCGGCGCGGCGGTCGACTACACCCGCGCCAACAGTGCCCGCTCCTCGATGCAGGCCGCGCTCGATTCGACCGCCCTGATGCTGTCGAAGGACCTGACCGAGGGCACGATTACCGCCTCCCAGATCTCGGCGAAGGCAGACTCGTATTTCAAGGCCCTCTACACCAACAATGAAGCCAAATCGATCTCGATCACCGCGACCTACACCCAAGCCACCGGCAACGGTTCGACCATCCTGGTCAAGGGCTCGGGCTCCATAGATACCGGTTTCATGCGGGTTGTCGGCTTCCCGACCATGGACTTCAATACCAGTTCCACCTCGGTCTGGGGCAACGTGCGCATGCGGGTCGCGCTGGCGCTCGACGTGACGGGGTCGATGAACGACGACGGCAAGATGACCGCCATGAAGCCGGCCGCCAAGGCCCTGATCGACCAGATCGCGGCCCTCGCCAAGAACCCCGGCGATGTCTACATTTCGCTGATCCCGTTTGCCAAGGATGTCAATGTCGGCGCCAGCAACTACAACGAAAGCTGGATCAATTGGACCGACTGGGAGGCGGTAAACGGCACCTGCAGCAACAACAACTACTCGACGAAAAGCTCCTGTCTGGCCAGCAACTGGCGGACCTGGACGCCCAGGAACCACAATACCTGGAACGGTTGCGTGACGGACCGCGACGAGGACTACGACAAAACGAACACCACGCCGAACAACAACACGTCGCTTCCGTCCACCCAGTTTTACGCCGAGCAGTACAACGCATGCCCGGCGCAACTGATGGGCCTTACCTATGATTTCACCGCCCTGAAGGCCAAAGTCGACACGCTTACTCCGAACGGCGGTACCAACCAGACGATCGGCATCGCCTGGGGATGGCAATCCCTCACTCAAGGCGTGCCGCTCAATGCGCCGGCGGAAGATTCCAACTACACCTACAAGAAGGTGCTGATCGTGATGTCCGACGGCCTGAACACGCAAGATCGCTGGCCCTCACACGGCAACGGCCAGACCCAATACAATGGTGCGATCGACGCGCGTCAGAAGATCCAGTGCGACAACATCAAGGCCCAAGGCATCGTCATCTACACGATGCACGTCAACACCAACAATGATCCGACCTCGGCAGTTCTGAAGTATTGCGCCAGCGGTGACGACAAGTTCTCCACCGTGACGTCCTCGAGCCAGATCGCACAGGCTTTCACCGCGATCGGGACGTCGCTCTCGAAGCTGCGCGTCTATCGATAGACCTCGACAAGCCCCGCCAAGAAAACTCAGCCAAGAAAAAGCCCGGCCGAAACGGCCGGGCTTTTTTGTTCCCGGTTTTCACGGCAGCCGCAGCGCTGCATTGACCAGGGGCGCCGCCGCCCCTTGATCATTGTAACCATTGGTTCGACATCCCATGGTGCGTCGCACAATTCCTCCCAGGGATCGTTGCTCCCTCGTTATGTCCGGCCCGCGTCGAAGCAGCACCGCGAATTTGTATTCAAGCCTCGCTGGAATCGATCCCTACCCCGTAGTAGTCGGCTCGGCCTGCCGATCGGAATTTCTGAGTAAGCTCGCCTGCCCGCCGGAACGCTTTCGCCGTATCACTCGCCGTGAGCGCCACGGTGGTGGTGATGTCCGAAAGGCTTCCGCCGGCCGCAGCGGCAAGCACCGCTGAAATCATCGTGGGCTCATCCGGCGCTTCCGCGATGATCAGCCAATCGTAGGGCCCCAATGTCAGATACCAGCTGATCAGTCTACCGCCGGCGGCCGCGAACAATTCCGCCACCGCCTCGGAACGATCCTCCGGATTCGCTGACATCCCCTTGATGGCTGCGGCGGTGTAACGCCCCTGGGAAATGTAGATCGTCATGCTGGCCTCCTCTGCATTCGCCGATGGTCATTCTCCGTCATATGGCGGCGGAGGCCAACTTGTGAGCAATTGACCTCGAAGACCAGCCAAGTCTGTCAGCAATTCTGTCGGTATCTGTCCGGGATGAATGACTGCGGAAAAGCGGACTCGGCCTTTCGCATGACATGGCATATTGCTGACGTCCTTCATTCGAGGTCACGCTGATCGTTGCTTCGTCATCTCGTTGAGCGCGCTGAGTGCGACAGCTCTCAACCCCTCCAGGGTAATGTTTCCCCTTCTCGCGCTCAGCTTCAATTTCTGCGCGATGTAGCGACGCTGTTCATGATCGCCGCCATTGGGAAAGACGCGGCACGTTTCTTCCAAAACGAATTCCATATTTGCAATCGACCGGGCATCCAGCTTGGTCATCACCCTTCCTCTCCACGAGCGCGCCAAGGATCACTTTCAAGTTGCAGACTTCAAACCGGGCGACGAAAGCCACCCGCTCATATGGGCGGCGGCTTCATTCTGGCTGATCCGTCGCAAGACGTGATCCCGGACAGCGCCCGGCGGCAGCATCCTGGCTTGCTCGCGCAACTGCTCCGTATCTTCGGATAACCGTTCTTCAAGCGACAATGTTTGTTTGAACCGACGGCGCTTCATGCGCTGCTCCTTCCCCTGCCTGCTAGCGTGGAGGGCGGGAGCGCAACTGGCGTTCTCATCACCGATGGATACCCGGAGACCGCGCGGTGACATGCTCCAATGCCTGCACCTTCACCAAGTTCCTAAAAAGTGCGACAGTACAAGCAGCACAAGTTGAGTAATTGCAGCGAAATGCTCAGTTGAGGCCGTAGAACTCCGCGCCATTATTCAGCCGCTCCTCGCTCCTGTTCAACCTTCCCGCCAGGCTAGTTCTTGGCTAATCGTTTTGGCCGCTCTCCAGCATCGTCCTTTCCACGTCGTGAGGTGCCGCGAGACGGTCGAATAACTCGCGCTCCTTTGGATCGATCGCGAGCTTTCCAATTCGCTCATGAAAAAACCCGGCCGAAACGGCC encodes the following:
- the clpS gene encoding ATP-dependent Clp protease adapter ClpS produces the protein MGNDENRNAGTNGPSTSVITKVKPKTKRPNLYRVLILNDDYTPMEFVVHVLEKFFQKDAEAATKIMLHVHHHGIGECGVFTYEIAETKVTQVMDFARKHQHPLQCVMEKK
- a CDS encoding TadE/TadG family type IV pilus assembly protein; translation: MLDTVVFRRIRTAARRFAGAKDGNIAILFGIAVIPIISFVGAAVDYTRANSARSSMQAALDSTALMLSKDLTEGTITASQISAKADSYFKALYTNNEAKSISITATYTQATGNGSTILVKGSGSIDTGFMRVVGFPTMDFNTSSTSVWGNVRMRVALALDVTGSMNDDGKMTAMKPAAKALIDQIAALAKNPGDVYISLIPFAKDVNVGASNYNESWINWTDWEAVNGTCSNNNYSTKSSCLASNWRTWTPRNHNTWNGCVTDRDEDYDKTNTTPNNNTSLPSTQFYAEQYNACPAQLMGLTYDFTALKAKVDTLTPNGGTNQTIGIAWGWQSLTQGVPLNAPAEDSNYTYKKVLIVMSDGLNTQDRWPSHGNGQTQYNGAIDARQKIQCDNIKAQGIVIYTMHVNTNNDPTSAVLKYCASGDDKFSTVTSSSQIAQAFTAIGTSLSKLRVYR
- a CDS encoding GYD domain-containing protein — protein: MTIYISQGRYTAAAIKGMSANPEDRSEAVAELFAAAGGRLISWYLTLGPYDWLIIAEAPDEPTMISAVLAAAAGGSLSDITTTVALTASDTAKAFRRAGELTQKFRSAGRADYYGVGIDSSEA